The following are encoded together in the Oscarella lobularis chromosome 10, ooOscLobu1.1, whole genome shotgun sequence genome:
- the LOC136191870 gene encoding methyl-CpG-binding domain protein 2-like → MPAEVESSKKSSSSSFLPAGWRRVVVLRKSGLSAGKSDVYYYSPEGRKFRSKPQLQLHFGDTIDLTDFDFRTGERISSRKRRQPTQSNAGGGGGVVVASQPKIMKPPPENRSAPTRVICGLVRQPVTCVLPQSHDFRKSTPANLAERFSGQTLKPVPQQRLCERSLTGKKVIDMWGKEVKPEKRRMKEPRAPLPLPSGDAQSTSEQLLKQVQHLTGLLQNQSLYHHHQQQQNPGMRGAAWQRQQRGGRAFSSMSAPPPPPPPPQLIGPVSSQRLEANGDGRDTDGAVVEIGMAEEDVKRQEEKVRLIREKIEQARKRLQQLSS, encoded by the exons ATGCCTGCGGAAGTCGAGAgctcgaagaaatcgtcgtcgtcgtcgtttctaccCGCCGGATGGCGCCGCGTCGTTGTTCTACGCAAGTCGGGTCTTTCGGCGGGCAAGAGCGACGTCTACTACTACAG TCCGGAAGGTCGAAAATTTCGCTCGAAGCCCCAGCTCCAACTTCACTTCGGCGACACAATCGATCTAACCGATTTCGACTTTCGCACAGGCGAACGCATTAGTTCGCGCAAGCGACGCCAACCAACGCAAAGCAACGCCGGCGGAggcgggggcgtggtcgtCGCCTCGCAACCGAAAATCATGAAACCGCCTCCCGAAAACCGTTCCGCGCCCACGCGCGTTATATGCGGTCTCGTACGGCAGCCGGTCACCTGCGTACTGCCGCAGTCGCACGATTTTCGAAAGAGCACGCCGGCTAATTTGGCCGAGCGTTTCTCCGGTCAGACGCTGAAGCCGGTGCCGCAGCAGCGTCTGTGCGAGCGATCGTTGACGGGTAAAAAAGTCATTGACATGTGGGGAAAGGAGGTGAAGCCGGAGAAACGAAGGATGAAGGAGCCGCGGGCGCCGTTACCGCTGCCGTCGGGAGACGCTCAAAGCACGTCAGAGCAGTTGTTGAAGCAAGTGCAGCACTTGACTGGATTGCTGCAGAATCAATCActttatcatcatcatcagcagcagcagaatcCCGGAATGCGCGGGGCTGCGTGGCAAAGACAGCAGCGGGGTGGAAGGGCGTTTTCGTCTATGtccgcgccgccgccgccgccgccgccgcctcagCTCATTGGTCCCGTTTCGTCTCAACGATTGGAAGCCAATGGGGATGGGCGGGACACTGATGGGGCGGTTGTTGAGATTGGAATGGCCGAGGAGGATGTGAAGCGACAGGAGGAGAAGGTG
- the LOC136191873 gene encoding leukocyte surface antigen CD53-like has translation MAEVEGCDKIMKWLLFAFNLIFLLIGLAVLSLGIWIYVDFGPFLDDLAGVSWLNGPILMIVVGVIIALLSSLACWGAVRENRHCLIAFGILLVITLALEIAAGAAVYIKRDDLDDSLRNSLNASLKDYMEYRMLGKDDEAIVRAWDDVQKRFECCGVDSPRDWIVPPSSCCANSNESPCPPYETGCYDKVKSEIEKNLIPVGVAVLVLAFVQILGIIFAFCVARQIAKAVYV, from the coding sequence ATGGCCGAAGTGGAAGGCTGCGACAAGATAATGAAATGGCTCCTTTTCGCCTTCAACCTAATCTTCCTCCTGATCGGTCTCGCCGTTCTCAGCCTCGGCATTTGGATCTACGTCGACTTCGGGCcctttctcgacgacttgGCCGGCGTATCGTGGCTCAACGGGCCCATACTgatgatcgtcgtcggcgtgatAATCGCCCTTCTGAGTTCTCTCGCCTGTTGGGGCGCCGTGCGCGAGAATCGTCACTGCCTTATCGCTTTCGGCATCCTACTCGTCATAACACTGGCGCTCGAAATCGCAGCCGGCGCCGCCGTCTACATCAAGCGCGACGATCTCGATGACAGCCTGAGGAACTCGCTCAATGCTTCGTTGAAAGATTATATGGAGTACCGGATGCTGGGGAAAGATGACGAAGCGATTGTTCGCGCCTGGGACGACGTCCAGAAGCGATTCGAATGCTGCGGCGTCGACTCGCCGCGAGATTGGATCGTGCCGCCGTCGAGCTGCTGCGCGAACTCGAACGAGAGCCCCTGCCCGCCGTACGAGACGGGGTGCTACGATAAGGTGAAGAGtgaaattgagaaaaatctcattcccgtcggcgtcgccgttctcgttttAGCGTTTGTGCAAATATTGGGCATCATCTTTGCTTTTTGCGTTGCGAGGCAAATTGCAAAGGCTGTCTATGTCTGA
- the LOC136191857 gene encoding uncharacterized sulfatase YidJ-like — MAHKIVSLVCLASFHLAFAWRKPGDNRPNVVIYFPDETRAESLGCYGHPFVKTPNFDRFAAEGTLFTQAHVLHTQCAPSRCAITTGRYMHVLGHRTQTHLVQTYEPNMFKYLKDAGYTVMWYGKNDMLSQSSFNLSVTNWTDGIGAARGKNMFEFGEAGYYSFLNTPNDTPPDSDSNGDLHMINLASKFMSNDPPEPFIIWLPTLGAHPTYGAPKGYYDMYSAEDVHTKAPLRPAHVKNKPKYHEGIIKYRNLTSFNDTFFETINAVYLGLVSWVDWAFGQLLKSIDGTPLENNTAVFVSSDHGDFAGDFHLVEKWPGGMDDILTRVPMIVRIPGGTKGNVVEEPINSFDMMATILEMANINVTHVHFAQSFLKQLHGAPGNPNRTVYSEGGYLYHREIEPFDPEQSGSYDNPKGLYYPRGQEEMHEGIPRCIMAKNMNYKLVYRPRGVSEFYDLKSDERELNNVFDDEKYSTVRDEMLADLLQWMLETGDVTPLIEDPRGLPKPPKNEY; from the exons ATGGCACACAAAATAGTCTCTCTCGTCTGCTTAGCCAGCTTTCATTTGGCTTTTGCCTGGCGGAAACCGGGTGACAACAGGCCGAACGTCGTGATCTATTTCCCAGATG AAACGAGAGCTGAAAGTCTGGGCTGCTACGGTCATCCCTTCGTCAAAACACCGAACTTCGATCGCTTCGCAGCCGAGGGAACGCTCTTTACTCAAGCTCACGTGCTCCATACTCAATGCGCTCCGTCGCGGTGCGCCATCACGACGGGAAGATACATGCATGTTCTCGGTCACAGAACGCAGACCCATCTCGTGCAAACCTACGAACCAAACATGTTCAAGTATCTCAAAGACGCCGGATACACG GTTATGTGGTATGGAAAAAATGACATGCTGTCGCAGTCTTCGTTTAATCTCTCGGTGACCAATTGGACGGACGGAATCGGAGCTGCGAGAGGAAAAAATATGTTTGAGTTCGGCGAAGCCGGATATTACAG TTTTCTTAACACTCCTAATGATACTCCGCCGGATTCTGATTCCAATGGAGATCTTCACATGATCAATCTTGCATCCAAGTTCATGTCTAATGATCCTCCCGAAccatttattatttggcttCCAACGCTCGGAGCACATCCAACGTACGGAGCGCCCAAGGGATACTACGACAT GTATTCGGCTGAGGATGTTCATACGAAAGCTCCCCTTCGACCTGCACACGTTAAAAACAAGCCGAAATATCACGAGGGTATTATCAAGTATAGGAatctgacgtcgttcaaTGATACGTTTTTCGAGACGATCAATGCTGTTTATCTCGGATTAGTCAGCTGGGTCGATTGGGCATTCGGTCAGTTGCTCAAGTCGATTGACGGGACGCCGTTGGAGAATAACACGGCCGTGTTTGTGTCGTCCGATCACGGAGATTTTGCCGGCGATTTTCATCTGGTCGAAAAGTGGCCGGGCGGAATGGACGACATTCTGACGCGAGTGCCTATGATAGTGAGAATTCCGGGCGGAACGAAAGGCAACGTCGTGGAAGAGCCAATCAATTCGTTCGACATGATGGCGACTATACTGGAGATGGCTAACATCAACGTGACGCACGTTCACTTTGCGCAGAGTTTCCTAAAACAGCTACACGGCGCTCCAGGAAATCCGAATAGAACTGTCTACTCGGAAGGTGGCTATTTATATCATAGAGAAATCGAACCATTTGATCCAGAGCAGTCTGGCTCATATGATAATCCCAAGGGCTT GTACTATCCGCGAGGTCAGGAAGAAATGCACGAAGGAATACCTCGCTGCATTATGGCCAAGAACATGAACTACAAGCTCGTATATCGACCTAGAGGCGTATCGGAATTCTACGATCTCAAGAGCGACGAGAGAGAATTGAATAacgtttttgacgacgaaaaatacTCGACTGTTCGAGATGAAATGCTTGCCGATTTGCTTCAATGGATGCTCGAGACGGGCGACGTCACTCCATTGATAGAAGATCCGAGGGGACTTCCAAAGCCACCAAAGAATGAATACTGa
- the LOC136191871 gene encoding traB domain-containing protein-like: protein MSDPFKTPYIPHVELENLPSTVTRLETNEGSYVYVVGTAHFSKESCEDVAKTINVVQPDIVLLELCASRSGILKYDEEELLREADSVDFAKLRAAIRQHGVVTGLMSTLLLVMSAHITKELGMAPGGEFRAAVAEARHISGCKILYADRPIQITLKRAMASLSLWQKIKLAWHLVTFNEPITKEDVEKCKDKDLLAQMMEQMTGEFPDLTKVFVNERDAYLAHTFQKAAQPVHSRLTGGKEPVIAVGVVGIGHVQGIKKNWNKEIDVRPLCSIPPPSVGSRLAGLGMKFGFYGICLYGLYKVGKSFKMF from the exons ATGTCAG ATCCTTTCAAGACTCCTTACATTCCTCACGTCGAACTGGAAAACCTTCCAAGCACGGTCACTCGgctcgaaacgaacgaagGATCCTATGTCTACGTAGTAGGAACGGCCCATTTCAGCAAGGAAAGCTGCGAAGACGTTGCAAAG ACAATCAACGTCGTTCAACCCGACATCGTTCTCCTCGAGTTGTGCGCAAGTCGCAGCGGAATACTAAAatacgacgaggaagaattACTGCGAGAAGCCGACTCCGTCGATTTTGCCAAACTGCGCGCCGCAATCAGACAACACGGTGTCGTCACCGGTCTCATGTCAACTCTTCTACTCGTCATGTCTGCTCATATAACGAAGGAGCTGGGAATGGCTCCTGGCGGCGAATTCAGggctgctgttgctgaa GCTAGACACATAAGTGGATGCAAAATTCTGTATGCAGACAGACCAATCCAG ATAACACTAAAACGAGCAATGGCCTCTCTGTCCTTGTGGCAGAAAATCAAATTGGCATGGCATCTTGTGACGTTCAACGAGCCAATAAC CAAAGAGGACGTGGAGAAATGCAAAGACAAGGATTTGCTTGCTCAAATGATGGAGCAGATGACGGGAGAATTCCCAGACTTGACGAAGGTTTTTGTCAATGAGCGAGACGCCTATTTGGCGCACACCTTTCAGAAAGCAGCCCAGCCAGTACATTCACGTCTAACAGGAG GAAAAGAACCGGTCATTGCTGTTGGTGTGGTGGGAATTGGGCACGTTCAAGGCATTAAGAAGAACTGGAACAAAGAAATTGATGTTCGCCCCTTGTGCAG TATTCCACCTCCGTCCGTGGGAAGTCGTCTGGCTGGCTTGGGAATGAAGTTTGGATTTTATGGAATCTGCCTGTACGGATTATACAAAGTCGGGAAAAGTTTCAAAATGTTTTAG
- the LOC136191861 gene encoding uncharacterized protein, translated as MMVTSVLLFFFFTVSEDCEASLGSCGSTSRHPPSFAPYLSMQDTADSTILHKRGHLKPFGYHRPPDRIVDALPYMIAPEDFHAHYVAKHRPVVFKGYAKRWKATDLWTDAYLRNNFGDEKMMMETKDDDKENPPSARPIRDFLAAYNDSNLYMVDEVLPAMRAHVDLPTCLRCEEMTDRFFVSYFWMSNGGTSSKLHVDTDENVLCVVHGSKTLLLVSPLQSASLYADDSPLFGVSPIDPRRVDFDAFPRAIDVRYELAFVDAGDLVYIPQFWWHHVISHSGRQQAVALWWKSYPLGRQPDSLSPLVLGTENGLFSYVDALVHYERWVLNTSETTPRLKCQTQMKLMSDYKWESDYSDGSSAKFTKEYGYDEDEEKEEESNEFLRDCMFNMNDIRNPCLLRECEEDETDPICVRYMIDYCHEVEDKGCANQLPQVLSRKTQLYLEDIQSAEKRWGQGDDDDETG; from the exons ATGATGGTCACGTCCgtcttgcttttctttttctttacggTTTCCGAAGATTGCGAGGCCTCTTTGGGGTCGTGCGGCAGCACGAGTCGGCATCCGCCCTCTTTCGCCCCCTATCTATCAATGCAAGACACCGCCGACTCGACGATCCTCCACAAACGCGGTCATCTCAAGCCATTCGGCTATCACCGTCCCCCCGATCGCATAGTCGACGCGCTTCCCTACATGATCGCTCCGGAAGACTTCCACGCCCACTACGTCGCAAAGCATCGGCccgtcgtcttcaaaggCTACGCGAAACGCTGGAAAGCGACCGATCTGTGGACGGACGCCTATCTGCGAAAcaatttcggcgacgagaaaatgatgatggaaacgaaagacgacgataagGAAAATCCCCCGTCGGCGCGTCCAATTCGCGATTTCCTCGCCGCCTACAACGACTCGAATCTCTACATGGTCGACGAAGTTCTACCGGCGATGCGCGCGCACGTCGACCTGCCGACGTGCCTCCGATGCGAGGAGATGACCGAtcgattcttcgtctcctaTTTCTGGATGagcaacggcggcacgtcgtcgaaattgcACGTCGACACGGACGAAAACGTTCTCTGCGTCGTGCACGGCTCGAAAACGCTTCTGCTCGTCTCGCCGCTTCAGTCGGCGTCGCTCTACGCCGACGATTCGCCTTTGTTCGGCGTTTCGCCCATCGAtccgcgtcgcgtcgatttcgacgcgtttccGCGCGCTATCGACGTTCGGTACGAGTtggcgttcgtcgacgccggagaTTTGGTATATATTCCTCAATTTTGGTGGCATCACGTTATTTCGCATTCGGGTCGACAGCAGGCTGTCGCTCTTTGGTGGAAATCGTATCCTCTTGGAAGACAGCCCGATTCTCTGTCTCCTCTCGTTTTGGGGACGGAGAACGGATTGTTTTCCTATGTCGATGCTTTGGTGCATTATGAACGTTGGGTGTTGAATacgagcgagacgacgccgagacTAAAATGCCAGACGCAAATGAAACTGATGAGCGATTATAAGTGGGAATCGGATTATTCAGACGGTAGCTCAGCTAAATTCACCAAAGAATACGGATacgacgaagatgaggaaaaggaagaggaaagcaATGAG TTTCTGAGGGACTGCATGTTTAACATGAACGACATTCGAAATCCGTGTCTTCTGCGAGAATGCGAAGAGGACGAAACGGATCCAATTTGCGTGCGTTACATGATCGATTATTGTCACGAGGTGGAAGACAAGGGCTGCGCAAATCAACTACCTCAAGTGCTGAGCCGGAAGACCCAATTGTATTTGGAAGACATTCAGTCGGCGGAAAAGCGCTGGGGACaaggcgacgatgacgacgagaccggTTAG
- the LOC136191860 gene encoding uncharacterized protein yields the protein MALLLALILLAFDATADERTCSRNRIPLENQPPSFAPYLSMQDTTDAKVLYERGHLKPLGYHRPPDRVVETLPYMIDPEDFHSHYVLKHKPVVIKDYVKHWRATTLWTDEHLSARYGHVKMMLETKDDDKYHPLPARPLDKFLANYKTSNLYLVDETLPEMRRDITLPTCLRCEEMTDRLFLSSFWMSNGGTSSKTHIDTNENLLCVIHGSKTLLLFSPFESHSLYADDSIILGVSPVDPTRVDFDAYPRAMDLRYELAFVDAGDLIYIPQFWWHHVISHSGRQQAVSLWWKSHPPKRPLGAGAFLPLGREHGSYSYVDTLVYYEQWVLNMSDAAPPLKCQSQSVPMSSFRWETDRDAESERTKSYGYDDEEAKGETWEQWLQEGGDESENVEEYLNACSFNVSNSRSPCHLWECSHEDESSVCLRYILDYCYEVEDKGCASELPQLMTKKRPHEMQAVREAEKRWGQDDISIKGKQ from the exons ATGGCCCTCCTCCTCGCTTTGATTCTGCTTGCATTCGACGCAACTGCAGACGAGAGAACTTGCTCTCGAAACAGAATCCCTCTCGAGAACCAGCCGCCATCGTTTGCACCGTATCTATCAATGCAGGACACGACCGACGCCAAAGTTCTCTACGAACGAGGTCATCTAAAGCCGCTCGGCTACCATCGTCCTCccgatcgcgtcgtcgagacgcttCCCTACATGATCGATCCCGAAGACTTTCACTCTCACTACGTATTGAAACACAAGCCGGTCGTCATAAAAGACTACGTGAAACATTGGCGCGCGACGACTCTATGGACGGATGAGCATCTCTCCGCTCGTTACGGTCACGTGAAGATGATGTTggagacgaaagacgacgacaagtaCCACCCACTTCCCGCGCGTCCATTGGACAAGTTTTTGGCCAATTAcaagacgtcgaatttgtatctcgtcgacgagacgctgcCCGAGATGCGACGCGATATCACGCTTCCCACGTGCCTACGATGCGAAGAGATGACGGATaggctttttctctcttcgtttTGGATGAGCAACGGgggcacgtcgtcgaagactCACATCGACACGAACGAGAATCTTCTCTGCGTCATACATGGCTCGAAAACCCTTCTCCTGTTTTCTCCCTTCGAGTCGCACTCACTCTATGCTGACGATTCGATTATTCTTGGCGTTTCGCCGGTTGATCCAACTCGCGTTGATTTTGACGCGTATCCTCGTGCTATGGACCTTCGATATGAACTGGCTTTTGTTGATGCCGGGGATTTGATCTATATTCCGCAGTTCTGGTGGCACCACGTGATTTCGCATTCTGGTCGACAGCAGGCTGTTTCTCTCTGGTGGAAATCGCATCCTCCTAAGAGACCACTTGGTGCAGGAGCTTTTCTTCCTTTGGGTAGAGAACACGGCTCATACTCTTACGTTGATACGTTGGTATATTATGAGCAGTGGGTTTTGAATATGAGTGATGCTGCGCCACCGTTGAAGTGTCAGTCGCAGTCTGTTCCAATGAGTAGTTTTCGGTGGGAAACGGATAGAGATGCGGAGTCAGAGCGGACAAAATCGTATGGATATGATGATGAGGAGGCAAAAGGGGAAACTTGGGAGCAGTGGCTGCAAGAAGGAGGGGATGAATCAGAAAACGTTGAG GAATACCTAAATGCTTGTTCGTTCAATGTGAGCAATAGTCGAAGTCCTTGTCATTTATGGGAGTGCAGTCATGAAGACGAGAGTTCAGTGTGCCTTCGCTACATTTTGGACTATTGCTATGAAGTCGAAGATAAAGGTTGCGCTTCCGAACTACCACAACTAATGACAAAAAAGAGACCACATGAAATGCAAGCGGTGCGTGAAGCAGAGAAACGATGGGGTCAAGACGATATTTCAATCAAAGGCAAACAGTaa
- the LOC136192175 gene encoding GTP-binding protein Di-Ras2-like yields the protein MERRRLGEINRQATTIVAYQIAILGDKATGKTALLNRWSTGRFSSDYEATVADIHRLSFKCAISGLSYPVLIFDVGGDRQFPAMYQLRIQQAQAFFLVFSVRSRRSFNEVKILRKQIYETKGDKNPVPIILVGNQIDEDDVACTREVSEKEARNLSIQWSCPYLETSARLGENVSQMYDTMLGTCREILGCPYAKRSKTKRKKIPRCAVQ from the coding sequence ATGGAGAGAAGACGACTTGGAGAAATAAACCGGCAAGCAACGACAATCGTCGCATACCAGATAGCCATACTCGGCGACAAGGCGACTGGAAAAACGGCGCTTCTGAACCGCTGGTCAACCGGTCGATTTTCATCGGATTACGAAGCAACTGTAGCTGACATTCACAGACTTTCGTTCAAATGCGCCATCAGCGGCTTGTCCTATCCCGTTCTCATTTTTGACGTTGGAGGTGATCGGCAGTTTCCTGCCATGTATCAGCTACGCATTCAACAGGCTCAGGCGTTCTTCCTCGTATTCTCCGTGCGCAGTAGGCGTTCGTTCAACGAGGTGAAGATACTAAGAAAACAGATCTACGAGACAAAGGGCGATAAGAATCCCGTGCCAATCATTCTTGTTGGAAATCAAatagatgaagatgacgtggCCTGCACTCGGGAAGTGAGCGAGAAGGAAGCGAGAAATCTAAGTATTCAGTGGAGCTGTCCCTACCTCGAAACGTCAGCAAGACTCGGGGAGAACGTTAGTCAAATGTATGACACCATGCTGGGGACATGTCGAGAAATCCTCGGTTGTCCTTACGCGAAGAGAAGCAAAACGAAACGGAAGAAAATACCAAGATGTGCGGTCCAGTAG